One window of Phycisphaeraceae bacterium genomic DNA carries:
- a CDS encoding amidohydrolase family protein, which yields MSRSVGCWLVGVLASIMFGSWGGARAEGADQDVLVIRCGWLLAEPGQPPIKDAVVVVRGGLIENVGRGGDSIPQTAQIIDLADQFVLPGLIDCHVHLSTEFTADIRLRMLQESDADRAFRALENAHKTLLAGFTTVRDVGSSGDAVFALRDAIESGKVSGPRVLVSGEGITPTGGHGDDTNGFRDDLFPVPTPANGVVDGVDACRRAVRHQVKRGADCIKLTATGGVLSNIGAGTEQQLFADELRAIVETAHLLGKRVACHAHGTRGIKAAVLAGVDSIEHGTFLDDEALELMRERGTYLVPTIIAGKTVEENAAVPGYYPAAVAAKARQVGPVIQEAFGRAHRAGVRIAFGTDAGVCAHGINAREFLYMTEAGMSASDAIVSATVNAADLCGLTGVVGAIRPGMAADLIATATSPLDDVRTLLDVRFVMVGGVVVKQGGASLLRP from the coding sequence ATGTCACGAAGTGTGGGCTGTTGGTTGGTGGGGGTACTCGCATCGATCATGTTCGGGTCATGGGGGGGTGCTCGTGCTGAGGGTGCGGACCAAGACGTGCTTGTGATACGGTGCGGTTGGCTTCTGGCTGAACCTGGCCAGCCACCGATCAAAGATGCGGTTGTCGTGGTGCGGGGTGGATTGATCGAGAACGTCGGGAGGGGTGGGGATTCGATCCCCCAGACTGCCCAGATTATCGATCTTGCCGATCAGTTTGTGCTGCCGGGCTTGATCGACTGCCACGTGCATCTTTCGACGGAGTTCACTGCTGACATCCGTTTGAGGATGCTGCAGGAATCCGATGCCGATCGAGCTTTTCGGGCGCTGGAGAATGCTCATAAGACTCTGCTGGCCGGATTCACGACGGTCCGTGACGTCGGCTCGTCTGGTGATGCAGTCTTTGCACTTCGGGATGCGATTGAATCGGGGAAGGTGAGTGGTCCCCGTGTGCTCGTCTCTGGAGAGGGGATCACGCCAACTGGGGGACACGGCGATGACACGAATGGATTCAGAGACGACCTGTTTCCGGTGCCGACTCCGGCGAACGGGGTTGTGGATGGCGTGGATGCGTGCCGCAGGGCGGTGCGTCATCAGGTGAAGCGGGGTGCGGATTGCATCAAGCTGACGGCGACGGGAGGGGTGCTATCGAACATCGGCGCGGGCACTGAACAGCAGCTCTTTGCCGATGAGTTGCGTGCGATTGTCGAGACGGCGCATCTTCTCGGGAAGCGGGTGGCGTGTCATGCGCATGGCACGCGAGGGATCAAGGCGGCGGTTCTGGCGGGTGTGGACTCGATTGAGCACGGGACGTTTTTGGATGATGAGGCGTTGGAGCTGATGCGAGAGCGCGGCACGTACCTCGTGCCGACGATCATCGCGGGCAAGACTGTGGAGGAGAACGCCGCGGTTCCAGGGTATTACCCAGCAGCCGTCGCTGCGAAGGCGAGGCAGGTGGGGCCCGTCATCCAGGAGGCGTTCGGGAGGGCCCATCGCGCGGGTGTGCGGATCGCTTTCGGGACGGATGCCGGTGTGTGTGCTCACGGGATCAACGCCCGGGAGTTTCTCTACATGACGGAGGCGGGGATGTCGGCGTCGGATGCGATCGTGAGCGCGACAGTGAATGCCGCGGATCTGTGTGGGCTGACCGGGGTGGTTGGTGCGATCAGGCCGGGAATGGCGGCGGATCTGATCGCGACGGCGACGAGCCCGCTCGATGATGTGCGCACGCTTCTC
- a CDS encoding SDR family oxidoreductase has product MERSPVSLKRILVTGGAGFLGSHLCERLVDQGHDVICIDNFFTSQKSNVEHLLPRKNFELIRHDVTHPLWLEVDEIYNLACPAAPGHYQYNPIKTMKTSVMGAINVLGMAKRCRAKVLQASTSEVYGDPDVHPQPESYRGNVNPIGPRACYDEGKRAAETLFFDYHRSNRVNIRVVRIFNTYGPRMHPFDGRVVSNFIRQALVGESITLFGDGQQSRSFCYVDDLIEAMIRMMNGPDSFVGPVNIGNPHEFTVRQLAEMVIELTGSSSQLELKPLPADDPRQRQPDITLARQHLGWEPGVSLREGLKRTIEYFRSIRMSDFRAPTPNF; this is encoded by the coding sequence TTGGAGAGATCGCCAGTGAGTCTGAAACGAATTCTCGTGACCGGCGGTGCCGGCTTTCTCGGCTCGCATCTCTGCGAGCGTCTGGTCGATCAGGGTCACGATGTGATCTGCATCGATAACTTCTTCACGAGTCAGAAGTCGAACGTGGAGCATCTGCTCCCGCGAAAGAACTTCGAGCTGATCCGCCATGATGTGACGCATCCGCTCTGGCTGGAGGTGGACGAGATCTACAACCTCGCCTGCCCTGCGGCTCCCGGTCACTACCAGTACAACCCGATCAAGACGATGAAGACATCGGTGATGGGTGCGATCAACGTGCTGGGCATGGCAAAGCGGTGCCGCGCAAAGGTGCTCCAGGCGTCTACGAGCGAGGTGTACGGCGATCCGGACGTTCATCCTCAGCCGGAGAGTTATCGCGGGAATGTGAATCCGATCGGTCCTCGGGCGTGCTACGACGAGGGGAAGCGTGCGGCTGAGACGCTGTTCTTTGATTATCACCGATCGAATCGTGTGAACATCCGAGTGGTGAGGATCTTCAATACATATGGCCCGAGGATGCATCCATTCGATGGGCGGGTGGTCTCGAACTTCATCCGCCAAGCACTTGTCGGAGAGAGCATCACGCTGTTCGGCGATGGCCAGCAGTCTCGATCGTTCTGCTACGTAGACGATCTGATTGAGGCGATGATCCGCATGATGAACGGGCCGGACAGCTTTGTCGGGCCTGTGAACATCGGCAACCCGCACGAGTTCACGGTCCGCCAGCTCGCGGAGATGGTGATCGAGCTGACGGGTTCCTCATCGCAGCTTGAATTGAAGCCGCTTCCGGCGGACGACCCGCGCCAGAGGCAGCCGGATATCACGCTCGCGAGGCAGCATCTCGGCTGGGAGCCCGGTGTGTCGCTGCGAGAGGGCCTGAAGCGGACGATCGAGTACTTCCGCTCGATCCGCATGTCGGACTTCAGGGCTCCGACCCCGAATTTCTGA
- a CDS encoding NAD-dependent epimerase/dehydratase family protein: protein MGNASAYIVTGGAGFVGSNLVARLLQNEPGARVVVVDDFSSGSYANLVEMCRRHGQRVFSGEVLASGCDEIDWETLIEDTSPLAVFHLAAITDTTVADERRMIEQNSEAFRPILGACLQTATRLVYASSAATYGTPDEASERKAFPIEAAGCPNNVYGFSKWLMECDHRAWAETHREEVGQSPWVVGLRYFNVFGPGEARKGRMASMAYQLWAQIHAGGRPRLFRDGTQARDQVHVDDVVGCTLAAAGLGEKKRPVPGVYNVGSGTATAFGSVAEAVRRGCGLGVDEQPVEFFDMPENIRAFYQDYTCADLSATISGLGFTPSIDPIEGVEAYARWLCASSRRN from the coding sequence ATGGGCAACGCGAGTGCATACATCGTGACAGGCGGGGCTGGTTTTGTCGGCTCCAATCTTGTGGCTCGGCTGCTCCAGAACGAGCCCGGAGCTCGCGTGGTGGTCGTGGATGATTTTTCGTCGGGTTCTTACGCGAATCTCGTGGAGATGTGCCGCCGGCATGGTCAGCGTGTGTTCTCGGGCGAGGTGCTCGCGTCCGGGTGCGACGAGATCGATTGGGAGACACTGATCGAGGACACGTCGCCGTTGGCGGTCTTTCATCTCGCGGCGATCACGGACACGACAGTCGCGGACGAGCGTCGGATGATCGAGCAGAACTCTGAGGCGTTCCGCCCGATCCTTGGTGCGTGTCTCCAGACCGCGACGCGATTGGTGTACGCGTCGAGCGCGGCGACGTACGGCACGCCGGACGAGGCGTCTGAGCGGAAGGCGTTTCCGATCGAGGCCGCGGGTTGCCCGAATAACGTGTATGGATTCAGCAAGTGGTTGATGGAGTGTGACCACCGCGCCTGGGCGGAGACACACCGCGAGGAGGTCGGACAATCTCCATGGGTAGTCGGCCTTCGGTACTTCAATGTGTTCGGGCCGGGCGAGGCGAGGAAGGGACGGATGGCGTCGATGGCGTACCAGCTGTGGGCGCAGATCCATGCCGGTGGGCGGCCTCGGCTCTTCCGTGACGGAACGCAGGCGCGCGATCAGGTTCATGTTGATGACGTGGTTGGTTGCACGCTCGCCGCGGCGGGGCTCGGCGAGAAGAAGCGTCCTGTGCCGGGCGTCTACAACGTGGGGTCCGGAACGGCGACGGCGTTTGGAAGCGTTGCGGAGGCGGTTCGGAGGGGTTGCGGGCTCGGTGTGGATGAGCAGCCCGTCGAATTCTTCGACATGCCGGAGAACATACGGGCCTTTTATCAGGATTACACGTGTGCCGATCTGTCGGCCACGATATCGGGGCTCGGTTTTACTCCGAGCATCGACCCGATCGAGGGAGTCGAGGCGTACGCGCGTTGGTTGTGCGCGTCGTCGCGAAGGAACTGA
- a CDS encoding LysM peptidoglycan-binding domain-containing protein — protein sequence MDAIRRASIGFGFLVAVWILVYWWWQPSSSRIAFDPEASAAKLVEGRPTDAPSAGEPVRLPVVQQTPAPPVVAQPAPERRVEPTQGVLAPRFRPYTVRRGDTMESIALRQMGSRDHASALSRANPLQDPTRLREGITIQIPLDPTNIQGREVRAEPRAPAVGGGTEYVVKPGDTLAAIAQRHYGSSSRWKVILDANRDRLKDERSLRPGQTIILPAQPL from the coding sequence ATGGACGCGATCCGGCGAGCGAGCATCGGGTTCGGCTTTCTTGTCGCGGTCTGGATACTTGTCTATTGGTGGTGGCAGCCCTCGTCGAGCAGGATCGCGTTCGATCCTGAGGCGAGTGCCGCGAAGCTTGTCGAGGGGCGGCCGACCGACGCGCCGTCTGCGGGGGAGCCGGTGCGATTGCCCGTGGTTCAGCAGACACCTGCGCCGCCCGTTGTTGCACAGCCCGCCCCCGAGCGGCGAGTAGAGCCGACGCAGGGTGTGCTAGCTCCTCGGTTCCGGCCCTACACGGTCCGCAGGGGCGACACGATGGAGTCGATCGCGTTGCGGCAGATGGGCTCGCGTGATCATGCGTCGGCACTATCGAGGGCCAACCCGCTTCAGGACCCGACTCGGCTGCGCGAGGGGATCACGATCCAGATTCCACTCGATCCTACGAATATTCAGGGGAGAGAGGTTCGGGCTGAGCCGCGTGCTCCTGCTGTGGGCGGGGGCACTGAGTATGTCGTGAAGCCGGGCGACACGCTTGCCGCCATTGCCCAACGGCATTACGGGTCGTCATCGCGATGGAAGGTGATCCTTGACGCGAATCGTGATCGTCTGAAGGATGAACGCTCATTGAGGCCCGGGCAGACGATCATTCTTCCGGCTCAGCCGCTCTGA